From Variovorax sp. PMC12, the proteins below share one genomic window:
- the folE gene encoding GTP cyclohydrolase I has protein sequence MLRKTDVEPLPDRKDDDEGTPVSVKIRERITAARKRFNANDNIAEFIQPGELEALLDEVEVKMKGVLQSLVIDVENDHNTDNTARRVAKMYVNEVFRGRYVAPPSLTEFPNAEHLNELMIVGPITVRSACSHHFCPIIGKLWIGVMPNEHTNVIGLSKYARLAEWVMGRPQIQEEAVVQLADLIQEKTQPDGLALVMEAEHFCMAWRGVKEMDSKMINSVMRGVFLKDPSLRREFLSLLPRKS, from the coding sequence ATGCTGAGGAAAACCGACGTCGAACCCCTTCCCGATCGAAAAGACGACGACGAGGGTACGCCCGTCTCCGTCAAGATCCGCGAGCGCATCACCGCCGCGCGCAAGCGCTTCAATGCCAACGACAACATCGCCGAGTTCATCCAGCCCGGCGAACTCGAAGCGTTGCTCGACGAGGTCGAGGTCAAGATGAAGGGCGTGCTCCAGAGCCTGGTCATCGATGTCGAGAACGACCACAACACCGACAACACCGCGCGCCGCGTCGCCAAGATGTATGTCAACGAGGTGTTCCGCGGCCGCTACGTGGCGCCGCCCTCGCTCACCGAATTCCCCAACGCCGAGCACCTGAACGAGCTGATGATCGTCGGCCCGATCACCGTGCGCAGCGCCTGCTCGCATCACTTCTGCCCGATCATCGGCAAGCTCTGGATCGGCGTGATGCCCAACGAGCACACCAACGTGATCGGCCTGTCGAAGTACGCGCGACTCGCCGAATGGGTCATGGGCCGTCCCCAGATCCAGGAAGAAGCCGTGGTGCAGCTGGCCGACCTGATCCAGGAAAAGACCCAGCCGGACGGCCTGGCCCTCGTCATGGAAGCGGAGCATTTCTGCATGGCCTGGCGCGGCGTCAAGGAAATGGACAGCAAGATGATCAACTCCGTGATGCGCGGCGTGTTCCTCAAGGACCCGAGCCTGCGCCGCGAATTCCTTTCTCTCCTTCCCCGAAAGAGCTGA
- a CDS encoding BLUF domain-containing protein gives MLVRLLYASRAVDTSPQAIESILAQSRTHNTTCGITGILCYGAGTFLQAIEGGRMAISELYGHIQRDARHKDVVLLHYEEISERRFGGWTMGQVNLSKLNASTLLKYSEKPELNPYAVSGKVSLALLEELMATAAIVGRH, from the coding sequence ATGCTGGTCCGACTTCTCTACGCCAGCCGCGCCGTCGACACCAGCCCCCAGGCCATCGAGTCGATCCTTGCGCAATCGCGCACGCACAACACCACCTGCGGCATCACCGGCATCCTCTGCTATGGCGCGGGCACCTTCCTGCAGGCCATCGAGGGCGGGCGCATGGCCATCAGCGAGCTGTATGGCCACATCCAGCGCGATGCGCGCCATAAAGACGTGGTGCTGCTGCACTACGAGGAAATCTCCGAGCGCCGCTTCGGCGGCTGGACGATGGGGCAGGTCAACCTCTCGAAGCTCAATGCCTCGACGCTGCTGAAGTACTCCGAGAAACCCGAACTCAACCCCTACGCGGTTTCGGGCAAGGTCTCGCTGGCGCTGCTCGAAGAACTGATGGCCACCGCCGCCATCGTCGGCCGCCACTGA
- a CDS encoding EamA family transporter, giving the protein MPLSAFALILLAGIIHAGWNIVAKKANGDSRFSFQTSVFNMLIWAPVGITLGWNVVPGWGMAEWGFVVLSGVLHIFYFVVLLRGYRKSDLTVVYPLARGSGPLLSSLVAVLFLGEKISLLGVAGIAGVVLGVFLVAGGPKLWRKAHDPVQRERVHKGIRYGVLTGGFIAAYTVADSYAVKFLAMSPILLDYFGNLVRIVLLLPVALKDPATTARMWRSQWKYALLVAAFSPVSYVLVLYAVQQAPISHVAPAREVSMLFAALIGGHLLREGDRLLRLLGAMFIAAGVVALALG; this is encoded by the coding sequence GTGCCGCTCTCCGCATTCGCGCTGATCCTGCTGGCCGGGATCATCCATGCCGGCTGGAACATCGTCGCCAAGAAGGCGAACGGCGATTCGCGCTTCAGCTTCCAGACCAGCGTGTTCAACATGCTCATCTGGGCGCCCGTGGGCATCACGCTCGGCTGGAACGTGGTGCCCGGCTGGGGCATGGCCGAGTGGGGCTTCGTCGTGCTCAGCGGCGTGCTGCACATCTTCTATTTCGTCGTGCTGCTGCGCGGCTACCGCAAGTCGGACCTGACGGTGGTGTATCCGCTGGCGCGCGGCTCCGGGCCGCTGCTGTCGTCGCTGGTGGCGGTGCTCTTTCTTGGCGAGAAGATCAGCCTCCTGGGCGTGGCTGGCATCGCGGGCGTGGTGCTCGGCGTCTTCCTGGTGGCGGGCGGTCCGAAGCTGTGGCGCAAGGCGCATGACCCGGTGCAGCGCGAGCGTGTCCACAAGGGCATTCGCTACGGCGTGCTGACGGGCGGCTTCATCGCGGCCTACACGGTGGCCGACAGCTACGCGGTCAAGTTCCTCGCCATGTCGCCGATCCTGCTGGACTACTTCGGCAACCTCGTGCGCATCGTGCTCCTGCTGCCGGTGGCGCTGAAGGACCCGGCCACGACCGCGCGCATGTGGCGCTCGCAATGGAAATATGCGCTGCTGGTGGCGGCGTTCAGTCCGGTGTCGTATGTGCTGGTGCTCTACGCCGTGCAGCAGGCGCCGATCTCGCACGTCGCGCCGGCGCGCGAGGTGTCGATGCTGTTCGCGGCGCTGATCGGCGGGCACCTGCTGCGCGAAGGCGACCGGCTGCTGCGGCTGCTGGGCGCGATGTTCATCGCCGCCGGCGTGGTGGCCCTCGCACTGGGCTGA
- a CDS encoding DUF429 domain-containing protein, producing MLFGCDFSSAPSSRKPIVVAIGELQKDGVVVLDGPRRFASLDAWGDWLRGTPAWVGGFDFPFSLPRELVEHLGWPLQWEPLMLHYAGLSRAQIRDTFAAFCASRPVGGKFAHRAADLPAGSSPSMKWVNPPVAYMLHAGVPRLLASGARIPGLHPGTNEDRIALEAYPGLLARELIGRRSYKSDDQRKQTPERLAARTDLLAALEAGTSRLGLRLGVTASQRAELLADARGDDIDAVLCLLQAAWGRQRAGSEGPGYGLPQGFDALEGWIVSA from the coding sequence ATGCTGTTCGGCTGCGATTTCTCCAGCGCGCCGTCCTCGCGCAAGCCCATCGTCGTTGCCATCGGCGAACTGCAAAAGGACGGCGTCGTGGTGCTCGACGGCCCGCGGCGCTTCGCCTCGCTCGACGCGTGGGGCGATTGGCTGCGCGGCACGCCCGCGTGGGTCGGCGGTTTCGACTTTCCGTTCAGCCTGCCGCGCGAACTGGTCGAGCACCTGGGCTGGCCGCTGCAATGGGAGCCGCTGATGCTGCACTACGCCGGCCTGAGCCGCGCGCAGATCCGCGACACCTTCGCGGCTTTCTGCGCGTCCCGCCCCGTCGGCGGCAAGTTCGCGCACCGCGCGGCCGACCTGCCCGCGGGATCGAGCCCGTCCATGAAGTGGGTCAACCCGCCGGTCGCGTACATGCTGCATGCGGGCGTCCCGCGGCTCCTGGCATCGGGCGCGCGGATTCCCGGGCTCCATCCGGGCACCAATGAAGACCGCATCGCGCTCGAGGCCTATCCGGGGCTGCTCGCGCGCGAACTGATCGGCCGGCGCAGCTACAAGAGCGACGACCAGCGCAAGCAGACCCCGGAGCGCCTTGCCGCGCGCACCGACCTGTTGGCCGCGCTCGAAGCCGGTACTTCGCGGCTCGGCCTGCGGCTCGGGGTCACGGCCTCGCAGCGCGCCGAACTGCTGGCCGATGCGCGCGGCGACGACATCGACGCCGTGCTGTGCCTCCTGCAGGCCGCATGGGGCCGGCAGCGCGCCGGCAGCGAGGGGCCAGGCTACGGCCTGCCGCAGGGCTTCGATGCGCTTGAAGGATGGATCGTCTCCGCCTGA
- a CDS encoding CsbD family protein — MNKDQVAGRVEEAKGKIKEAAGKVVGNEKLQGEGLADQAAGKVQKTYGDAKEKTKDAIKSGADKL, encoded by the coding sequence ATGAACAAGGACCAAGTGGCAGGACGCGTCGAAGAAGCCAAGGGCAAGATCAAGGAAGCTGCCGGCAAGGTCGTCGGCAATGAAAAGCTGCAGGGCGAAGGCCTTGCCGACCAGGCAGCCGGCAAGGTGCAGAAGACCTACGGCGACGCAAAGGAAAAGACCAAGGACGCGATCAAGTCGGGCGCAGACAAGCTCTGA
- a CDS encoding BON domain-containing protein yields the protein MNKHPKSTAMPHSRAWLAVLLAGAALTLAACDKSDNRTAGEKLDSAVAKTEQAADTAAAKTGEAVREAKAKVDASGTTAEVKQGMSNVTEAAKEAGAAVSAKVDDAAITASVSAGLAKDPDLSAIKINVDTKAGAVSLKGPAPTAAAKARAEEIAKGVQGVTSVDNQLEVKS from the coding sequence ATGAACAAGCATCCCAAATCTACCGCCATGCCGCATTCGCGCGCGTGGCTTGCCGTGTTGCTGGCGGGCGCCGCGCTGACGCTGGCCGCCTGCGACAAGTCTGACAACCGCACCGCTGGCGAAAAGCTCGACAGCGCCGTCGCCAAGACCGAGCAGGCCGCCGATACCGCCGCGGCCAAGACCGGCGAGGCCGTGCGCGAAGCCAAGGCAAAGGTCGACGCGTCCGGCACGACCGCGGAGGTCAAGCAGGGCATGTCCAACGTGACCGAAGCCGCCAAGGAAGCGGGTGCCGCCGTGAGCGCGAAGGTCGACGATGCCGCCATCACCGCCTCGGTATCCGCCGGGCTGGCGAAGGATCCGGACCTCAGCGCCATCAAGATCAATGTCGACACCAAGGCCGGTGCCGTGAGCCTGAAGGGCCCGGCGCCCACCGCCGCCGCGAAGGCACGCGCCGAGGAAATCGCCAAGGGCGTGCAGGGCGTGACGTCCGTGGACAACCAGCTCGAAGTGAAGAGCTGA
- a CDS encoding ferritin-like domain-containing protein, translating into MKADVSSSDKASEHKHLVLDQSGLDAARKSLDDGAVTPSYGPWRDDVVKLLNDALATELVCVLRYKRHYFTANGVESPAIADEFLVHANEESGHADRIAERIVQLGGEPDFAPNHLLERSHAAYDESTDLQSMVRANLIAERIAVESYRQMIVLIGDKDPTTRRMLEDILADEEEHADELKDWLGH; encoded by the coding sequence ATGAAAGCCGATGTTTCCTCATCCGACAAGGCCTCGGAACACAAGCACCTGGTGCTCGACCAGAGCGGCCTCGACGCCGCGCGCAAGAGCCTGGACGATGGCGCCGTCACGCCCAGCTACGGGCCCTGGCGCGACGACGTGGTCAAGCTGCTGAACGACGCGCTTGCCACCGAACTGGTGTGCGTGCTGCGCTACAAGCGCCACTACTTCACCGCCAACGGCGTCGAGTCGCCGGCTATCGCCGACGAGTTCCTCGTGCATGCGAACGAAGAATCCGGCCATGCCGACCGTATTGCAGAGCGCATCGTGCAATTGGGCGGCGAGCCCGATTTCGCACCCAATCATCTGCTCGAGCGCAGCCACGCGGCCTACGACGAATCCACCGACCTGCAGTCCATGGTGCGCGCCAACCTGATTGCCGAGCGCATCGCGGTCGAGTCGTATCGCCAGATGATCGTGCTGATCGGCGACAAGGACCCGACCACCCGCCGCATGCTCGAGGACATCCTCGCCGACGAAGAAGAGCATGCAGACGAGCTGAAGGACTGGCTCGGGCACTGA
- a CDS encoding phage holin family protein: MLHPIFSTVLGHPELVAEHLANYAALVRQETAQAGRGLVARIVAGVLAAASAMLALGLIGVAVLLGVLHGSFHWVLVAVPAVAVVIAAFCAWYATRPNQSHGFDDLRSQLEADLQALHDAGAHHGQR; the protein is encoded by the coding sequence ATGCTTCATCCGATTTTTTCCACGGTGCTCGGGCATCCGGAACTCGTCGCTGAACACCTCGCCAACTACGCCGCCCTCGTCCGCCAGGAAACTGCGCAGGCGGGGCGCGGCCTCGTCGCCCGCATCGTCGCGGGGGTGCTGGCCGCGGCCAGCGCCATGCTGGCCCTCGGGCTGATCGGCGTGGCCGTGCTGCTGGGCGTGCTGCACGGCAGCTTTCACTGGGTGCTGGTCGCCGTGCCGGCCGTGGCAGTCGTGATTGCCGCGTTCTGCGCGTGGTACGCCACGCGCCCCAACCAGAGCCACGGTTTCGACGACCTGCGCTCGCAACTCGAGGCCGACCTCCAGGCCTTGCATGACGCCGGAGCCCATCATGGCCAGCGCTGA
- a CDS encoding DUF1328 domain-containing protein, producing MLHYAVVFLVIALIAALFGFGGIAASAVGIAKILFVIFAILAIASFLGGLLRRK from the coding sequence ATGCTGCATTACGCCGTGGTGTTTCTGGTCATCGCGCTCATCGCCGCCCTCTTCGGGTTCGGCGGCATTGCCGCCAGCGCGGTCGGCATCGCCAAGATCCTGTTCGTGATCTTTGCCATCCTGGCCATCGCCAGCTTCCTGGGCGGCTTGCTCCGTCGCAAGTAG
- a CDS encoding CHASE3 domain-containing protein: MAVSLLLAALAALALVGINEAGYRQSSRALADIEEAQQVRGTLNQILQNMLDAETGQRGYLLTGETNYRQPYDTAVKEVDGNLATLRRLYAGRPAELNQLTELSKHVLRKVAEMDMSVRLRQDGKEDAWKFVITTDVGREEMDSIRATAGELVRISNDTLHQSQAQVLKSLQLARIGTAIVALAALIAFFLYLRQTHALRSIGERQQETLQRERNALEDEVRERTASLAELATHLQDVRETERGYLARELHDELGSLLTAAKLDVARLKSRLADAPDAIQRLQHLTELLNSGIALKRRIIEDLRPSSLSNLGLVASLEILGREFAERSGLQIEMALEPVVMDESRQLTIYRMVQESLTNIGKYAEASEATIVLKNYENHVIVEVADNGKGFDTLRLRPSTHGLAGMRHRVEAARGKLTVSSTPGRGTRLSAMLPVVRPA; the protein is encoded by the coding sequence ATGGCCGTGAGCCTGCTGCTCGCGGCGCTTGCCGCGCTGGCCCTCGTCGGTATCAACGAGGCCGGCTACCGGCAGTCCAGCCGCGCCCTTGCCGACATCGAGGAGGCGCAGCAGGTGCGCGGCACGCTCAACCAGATCCTGCAGAACATGCTGGACGCCGAGACCGGCCAGCGAGGTTACCTGCTGACCGGCGAGACGAACTACAGGCAACCCTACGACACCGCGGTCAAGGAAGTCGACGGCAACCTCGCGACGCTGCGCCGGCTCTATGCCGGGCGGCCGGCCGAACTCAACCAGCTGACGGAGCTTTCCAAGCACGTGCTGCGCAAGGTGGCGGAAATGGACATGAGCGTGCGCCTGCGCCAGGACGGCAAGGAAGACGCCTGGAAGTTCGTCATCACCACCGACGTGGGCCGCGAGGAGATGGATTCGATCCGTGCCACGGCGGGCGAGCTGGTCAGGATCAGCAACGACACGCTGCACCAGAGCCAGGCACAGGTGCTCAAGTCGCTGCAGCTGGCCCGCATCGGCACCGCCATCGTGGCGCTGGCCGCGCTGATCGCCTTCTTCCTGTACCTGCGGCAGACGCACGCGCTGCGCTCCATCGGCGAGCGGCAGCAGGAAACCCTTCAGCGCGAGCGCAACGCGCTGGAAGACGAGGTGCGGGAACGCACCGCCTCCCTGGCCGAACTGGCCACCCACCTGCAGGACGTGCGCGAAACCGAACGCGGCTACCTTGCGCGCGAACTGCACGACGAGCTGGGCTCGCTGCTCACGGCCGCGAAGCTGGACGTGGCGCGCCTGAAGTCGCGGCTGGCGGATGCGCCCGACGCCATCCAGCGGCTGCAGCATCTGACCGAGCTGCTCAACAGCGGCATCGCGCTCAAGCGCCGCATCATCGAGGACCTGCGGCCCTCGTCGCTGTCCAACCTCGGGCTGGTCGCGTCGCTGGAGATCCTCGGGCGCGAATTCGCCGAGCGCTCGGGCCTGCAGATCGAGATGGCGCTGGAGCCCGTGGTCATGGACGAATCGCGCCAGCTCACCATCTACCGCATGGTGCAGGAAAGCCTCACCAACATCGGCAAGTACGCGGAGGCCAGCGAGGCCACCATCGTCCTGAAGAACTACGAGAACCACGTGATCGTGGAAGTGGCGGACAACGGCAAGGGCTTCGACACCCTGCGTTTGCGCCCGTCGACGCACGGCCTCGCGGGCATGCGGCATCGCGTGGAGGCCGCCCGCGGCAAGCTGACGGTCTCCTCGACACCCGGCAGGGGCACGCGCCTGAGCGCCATGCTGCCGGTGGTGCGCCCCGCCTGA
- a CDS encoding response regulator, which translates to MIKIGIVDDHAIVRSGLRQFFSEHVDLRVAGEAASGREAIELVRTTELDVLVMDLSMPGQSGIDALAMIRAKAPDVGILILSGYPEEHYAMNLIRQGASGYLNKECDPIEIVNAIRTISLGRRYITPAVAELLARQLDRKDDAAPHEQLSEREFQVFLKLAKGETAGDIAKTLSLSVKTVSTYRTRLMEKMNLSSNSDLTYYALKNKLID; encoded by the coding sequence ATGATCAAAATCGGAATTGTGGACGACCACGCCATCGTGCGATCCGGCCTCCGGCAGTTCTTCTCCGAACACGTGGACCTGCGCGTGGCGGGTGAGGCGGCCAGCGGGCGTGAAGCCATCGAACTGGTACGCACCACGGAACTGGACGTGCTGGTCATGGACCTTTCGATGCCGGGGCAAAGCGGGATCGACGCGCTCGCCATGATCCGCGCCAAGGCGCCGGACGTGGGCATCCTGATCCTGAGCGGCTACCCCGAGGAGCACTACGCGATGAACCTGATCCGTCAGGGCGCGAGCGGCTACCTCAACAAGGAGTGCGATCCCATCGAGATCGTCAACGCCATCCGCACCATTTCCCTGGGCCGGCGCTACATCACGCCCGCCGTGGCCGAACTGCTGGCCCGCCAGCTCGACCGCAAGGACGACGCCGCGCCGCACGAGCAGCTCTCGGAGCGCGAATTCCAGGTGTTCCTGAAGCTGGCCAAGGGCGAGACCGCCGGCGACATCGCCAAGACGCTGTCCCTGTCCGTGAAGACGGTCAGCACCTACCGCACCCGCCTGATGGAGAAGATGAACCTCTCCTCCAACAGCGACCTGACCTACTACGCGCTGAAGAACAAGCTGATCGATTGA
- a CDS encoding response regulator: MDPRLQTYVVEDNLTIRENLIGTLEELTCATVVGFAETESGAREWLRDHAGEWDLAIVDLFLKQGSGLGVLQACQARSPAQKVVVLSNYATPDIRRRCAEFGVDAVFDKSNEIDALVDFCLVQANALRAAG, encoded by the coding sequence ATGGATCCCAGATTGCAGACTTACGTCGTTGAAGACAACCTAACGATCCGTGAAAACCTTATTGGCACTCTGGAAGAGCTCACCTGCGCCACCGTCGTCGGCTTTGCCGAGACGGAGAGCGGCGCGCGCGAATGGCTGCGGGACCACGCCGGCGAGTGGGACCTCGCCATCGTCGACCTGTTCCTCAAGCAAGGCAGCGGCCTGGGCGTGCTTCAGGCCTGCCAGGCACGCAGCCCGGCCCAGAAGGTGGTGGTGCTCAGCAACTACGCCACGCCGGACATCCGCCGGCGCTGCGCCGAGTTCGGGGTCGACGCGGTATTCGACAAGTCGAACGAGATCGACGCGCTGGTCGACTTCTGCCTCGTGCAGGCGAACGCATTGCGTGCCGCGGGCTGA
- a CDS encoding AsmA family protein produces MATNIFRSRPLWQKSLAFLVLLLAVLVIVLAFFPWDVLRGPVNRYVSEKTGRKFEITRRLDVNLGLRQATVKFDGIEFANPPWARDPYLVKADRAEFDIRIWPLLASKVNIPRLALFSPTVGLQMEQDGRRTWALGKDTSDSGTVPSIGLVQIDSGAVDFLAKHLGVDLHADLSYDTSRGEMPLSYRIKGRYKGQPLTANGRTGNVLQINAAGAPPFPMEINAAAGQTQLKAAGTVAELSGLDGIDAKFELKGQTLGALFPLLGIALPQTSPYALSGDLSKRGTLWGVAGLKGKLGLSDIAGDMRFEQSGKLPYLSGELRSRVMDMDDLGPLIGLPPTARTANTVEGVAPPPTVTQVKRAGGKVLPTAPLDFERLRAMNADVKYTADRIQNVREIPLDRGSVQVKLDSGVLTLDPLDLGVAGGKLGGAIRIDASKNPADIRASLDVRAMQLARLFPKLETTGNSVGRLDGRVNLSGSGSTVANWLGGVSGDVAVISGRGQFGNLLPVFATLVGGDIIKFLLRGDRNVELRCAALAFDVDKGVMTGRTLVVDTTNAVFTATGQANLATEGLDFVIRPEPKSKNILSIRTPLVVNGTFGSPKGGLQVAPLAERGLAALALGAINPLLALAATIETGPGENADCQGVLGDANRPTAGAAANGAARAKAAKEPVKQPAKQP; encoded by the coding sequence ATGGCAACGAACATCTTCCGCTCCCGGCCCCTTTGGCAGAAGTCACTGGCTTTTCTCGTGCTGCTGCTTGCCGTGCTGGTGATCGTGCTGGCGTTCTTCCCCTGGGACGTGCTGCGCGGGCCGGTCAACCGCTACGTGAGCGAGAAGACCGGCCGCAAGTTCGAGATCACGCGCCGGCTCGACGTGAACCTCGGGCTGCGGCAGGCGACCGTCAAGTTCGACGGCATCGAATTCGCCAATCCGCCATGGGCCCGCGACCCCTATCTGGTGAAGGCGGACAGGGCCGAGTTCGACATCCGCATCTGGCCGCTGCTGGCCAGCAAGGTGAACATTCCGCGCCTTGCGCTGTTCTCGCCCACGGTCGGCCTGCAGATGGAGCAGGACGGCCGCCGCACCTGGGCGCTGGGCAAGGACACCTCCGACTCCGGCACGGTGCCCAGCATCGGCCTGGTGCAGATCGACAGCGGGGCGGTCGATTTCCTCGCCAAGCACCTGGGCGTCGACCTGCACGCCGACCTGAGCTATGACACCAGCCGCGGCGAGATGCCGCTCAGCTACCGCATCAAGGGCCGCTACAAGGGCCAGCCGCTGACGGCCAACGGCCGCACCGGCAATGTGCTGCAGATCAACGCCGCCGGCGCGCCGCCGTTCCCGATGGAAATCAACGCGGCGGCCGGCCAGACTCAACTGAAGGCCGCCGGTACCGTGGCCGAGCTGTCGGGGCTCGACGGCATCGACGCCAAGTTCGAGCTCAAGGGCCAGACCCTGGGCGCGCTGTTCCCGCTCCTGGGCATCGCGCTGCCGCAGACCTCGCCCTACGCGCTGAGCGGCGACCTGAGCAAGCGCGGCACGCTCTGGGGCGTGGCCGGCCTCAAGGGCAAGCTGGGCCTCTCCGACATCGCCGGCGACATGCGTTTCGAGCAGTCCGGCAAGCTGCCGTATCTGTCGGGTGAACTGCGCTCGCGCGTGATGGACATGGACGACCTCGGCCCGCTGATCGGCCTGCCGCCCACGGCGCGCACCGCGAACACGGTGGAAGGCGTGGCTCCGCCGCCGACCGTGACGCAGGTCAAGCGGGCCGGCGGCAAGGTGCTGCCGACGGCGCCCCTGGATTTCGAGCGCCTGCGCGCGATGAATGCCGACGTGAAATACACCGCCGACCGCATCCAGAACGTGCGCGAAATCCCGCTCGACCGCGGCAGCGTGCAGGTCAAGCTGGACAGCGGCGTGCTCACGCTCGATCCGCTCGACCTGGGCGTGGCCGGCGGCAAGCTGGGCGGGGCGATCCGCATCGACGCATCGAAGAATCCCGCCGACATCCGCGCGTCGCTGGACGTGCGCGCCATGCAGCTGGCCCGCCTGTTCCCCAAGCTGGAAACCACCGGCAACAGCGTGGGGCGGCTGGACGGGCGCGTGAACCTGTCGGGCTCGGGCAGTACTGTGGCCAACTGGCTGGGCGGCGTCTCCGGCGACGTGGCGGTGATTTCAGGACGTGGCCAGTTCGGCAACCTGCTGCCGGTGTTCGCGACGCTGGTGGGCGGCGACATCATCAAGTTCCTGCTGCGCGGCGACCGCAACGTCGAACTGCGCTGCGCGGCGCTGGCATTCGACGTCGACAAGGGGGTGATGACCGGACGCACGCTGGTGGTGGACACCACCAACGCGGTGTTCACGGCCACCGGGCAGGCCAATCTCGCGACCGAGGGGCTGGACTTCGTGATCCGTCCGGAGCCGAAGAGCAAGAACATCCTGTCGATCCGCACGCCGCTGGTGGTGAACGGTACTTTCGGGTCGCCCAAGGGCGGCCTGCAGGTGGCGCCGCTGGCCGAGCGCGGGCTGGCCGCGCTGGCGCTGGGGGCCATCAACCCGCTGCTGGCGCTGGCCGCGACCATCGAGACCGGTCCGGGCGAGAACGCCGACTGCCAGGGTGTGCTGGGCGATGCGAACCGCCCGACGGCGGGTGCGGCCGCCAACGGCGCCGCGAGGGCCAAGGCTGCCAAGGAGCCTGTGAAACAGCCTGCGAAACAGCCCTGA
- a CDS encoding HesA/MoeB/ThiF family protein, with protein sequence MEDSQLLRYSRHILLEEFGIDGQERVSAGRVLMIGAGGLGSPVALYLAAAGVGRIVLVDDDEVDLTNLQRQVAHTHGRVGLSKVESAAQAMRDINPGISIETHAVRADEALLSRLVSQADVVVDCCDNFATRQAVNRACVAHARPLVAGAAIRFDGQLSVYDTRDAASPCYACLFPPDATFEETRCAVLGVFGPVVGTIGTLQASESLKLLAGIGPSLAGKLLMFDGRSTSFDTLRVARDPQCSVCGQRPSLAPA encoded by the coding sequence ATGGAAGATAGCCAGCTGCTGCGCTATTCGCGCCACATCCTTCTCGAGGAATTCGGCATCGACGGCCAAGAGCGCGTCAGTGCCGGGCGGGTTCTCATGATCGGCGCCGGCGGGCTGGGCTCGCCGGTGGCGCTCTACCTTGCCGCGGCAGGGGTCGGCCGCATCGTGCTGGTCGACGACGACGAAGTCGATCTCACCAATCTCCAGCGCCAGGTGGCCCACACGCATGGGCGTGTCGGGTTGTCCAAGGTGGAGTCCGCCGCGCAGGCCATGCGCGACATCAACCCGGGTATTTCCATCGAGACGCACGCCGTGCGCGCCGACGAGGCATTGCTGTCCCGCCTGGTCAGCCAGGCCGACGTGGTGGTCGACTGCTGCGACAACTTCGCCACCCGGCAGGCCGTCAACCGTGCCTGCGTGGCCCATGCCAGGCCGCTGGTGGCAGGCGCGGCGATCCGCTTCGACGGGCAATTGAGCGTCTACGACACGCGCGACGCTGCCTCCCCCTGCTACGCCTGCCTGTTCCCGCCCGATGCGACTTTCGAAGAAACGCGCTGCGCGGTGCTTGGCGTATTCGGCCCGGTGGTCGGCACGATCGGCACGCTGCAGGCCAGCGAGTCGCTCAAGCTGCTCGCCGGCATCGGTCCGTCATTGGCGGGCAAGCTGCTGATGTTCGACGGGCGCAGCACCAGCTTCGATACCTTGCGGGTCGCACGCGACCCGCAGTGCAGCGTCTGCGGGCAACGCCCCTCTCTCGCACCCGCCTAG